One window of the Staphylococcus equorum genome contains the following:
- a CDS encoding TM2 domain-containing protein, whose protein sequence is MKVNKIIYMLLAFFLGGLGVHKFYSNKRKIGILYFVFCWTGIPEIIGIVEAILTVFKKADSNGDITV, encoded by the coding sequence ATGAAAGTTAACAAAATAATTTATATGCTATTAGCCTTCTTTCTAGGTGGATTGGGCGTCCATAAATTTTACTCAAACAAAAGAAAAATAGGGATATTATATTTTGTGTTTTGTTGGACTGGTATTCCTGAAATCATTGGTATCGTAGAGGCGATTTTAACTGTTTTTAAAAAGGCAGATAGTAATGGTGATATAACAGTATAA
- a CDS encoding non-ribosomal peptide synthetase translates to METINLSDAQTEIIQLQEYYENNSINNISVIIYIKPGIKIEEIEKALNNLIKTHETYRIKLKKVKSEYKQYISEHKDKKFDFVDFKNNQVGYTKWINEQARKNLFSTDSDLFDFKIVKLPTGKIGIFLMEHHVISDAWSITVAANTISKYLNDGPNSKEIESTYFDYIEEEIEYKNTKRFEKDKSFWLKKTENLEDNELFEKNSDNNGHSNRKSYSLSDIETHRIHEFCEKNNISINNLFSAMMIIIKYKKTASKKISVGSIMHNRNKKAEKGVTGVFSRALPIIIDVSSDYSISDLLTQTKYETFNILKHRKYPYRNIVEDSGGQKGLLDCLISYQNTQYSHEVLKNVYSDEWIENGSNNAPLTVNISNRNRKNTLTVDYDYQTAIVNEKEIIDLHNIILKIMDKAIENPNTKIKNIEILDENEKYTILNEFNDTEASLNNKETFVERFEKQVKATPYQTAITYEGESLNYDELNARANQLAYQLRAEGVGANSLIALIMDRQLETIIGIYGILKAGGAYVPIDPKYPIDRINYILEDSQPKVLLTDRELDEAINYGNKVIDLTETTRLEAFPTSNLKQISDESNLMYVIYTSGTTGKPKGVMAHSEGVMNRLNWVINKYNVDGEDTILFKTPYTFDVSVWEIFGWAMLGSQIVLLPSGEEGNPEKITELLEGYSVAMVHFVPSMLNMFVNFIKSTNNAQAISKLKYVLASGEALKPEQVNDFNHFIGNKNNTALLNLYGPTETTVDVTSFDCENHKTYDSIPIGKPISNIQAYILNEDNNIMGIGVPGELCIAGVGVTAGYLNRPELTQEKFIDNPFGKGKLYRTGDLAKWNGDGNIIYIGRIDEQVKIRGYRIELGEIESILRQHTHINDVAIVARPMVDNELSICAYLVSDDSLDFGSLKTSLGQKLPDYMIPAYMTQLDELPVTSNGKLNKKALPEIKVESKVYVAPTNDMESAVAETFEAVLHVDQVSIHDNFFEMGGHSLKAISVINEIEHYIGIRLPLKIIFEKPTVAQLAEFIKNSEDHTNIQDIPQAEDKSAYYVSSQQKRLYVLNEMTEGQTAYNMPGIFEIKGEVDIERVRFAFQSLINHHEILRTRFEVFEGEPVQIIEDSVSINIDYEEEMEVNDDTLLSEFVSPFDLAQAPLLRVKVVKSDEQKYLLLFDMHHIISDGLSINIIIKDFSRLYQNQALEELKIRYRDYSEWMRERDLSQQRSFWLSQFEKEAPVLDLPYDYPRLKQQSFKGRTMSMHMPNETKKAIHQLAQTTGSTDYMILSASFMVLLHKYSRQEDIVIGSPVSGRTHKDTEDILGMFVNTLAMRSYPERDKSFEQLLSEVKNLSIKAFDNQEYPLEDLVEEVVERSDLSRNPLFDVLFALQNNDNQAFEINDWSVEIKEASHTNAKFDLSMTIEENEGYKVSLEYASELFSKATIERMLKHFMEILVEITKDPSQKMTEIEMITKEEKAVIFDKFNDTEASLNNKETFVERFEKQVKATPYQTAITYEGESLNYDELNARANQLAYQLRAEGVGANSLIALIMDRQLETIIGIYGILKAGGAYVPIDPKYPIDRINYILEDSQPKVLLTDRELDEAINYGNKVIDLTETTRLEAFPTSNLKQISDESNLMYVIYTSGTTGKPKGVMAHSEGVMNRLNWVINKYNVDGEDTILFKTPYTFDVSVWEIFGWAMLGSQIVLLPSGEEGNPEKITELLEGYSVAMVHFVPSMLNMFVNFIKSTNNAQAISKLKYVLASGEALKPEQVNDFNHFIGNKNNTALLNLYGPTETTVDVTSFDCENHKTYDSIPIGKPISNIQAYILNEDNNIMGIGVPGELCIAGVGVTAGYLNRPELTQEKFIDNPFGKGKLYRTGDLAKWNGDGNIIYIGRIDEQVKIRGYRIELGEIESILRQHTHINDVAIVARPMVDNELSICAYLVSDDSLDFGSLKTSLGQKLPDYMIPAYMTQLDELPVTSNGKLNKKALPEIKVESKVYVAPTNDMESAVAKTFEAVLHVDQISIHDNFFEMGGDSLKAIKLTSLISKSYNISIKDIFELQTIASISKALVEREEMNVMTKLDALKIPNVKNEHHFNSDFISEINDYKVKSNENYKFIDKDVVKSDKQILLTGATGYLGIHILKDLLERKDLIIYVLVRNSEKISGENKLNNNWFYYFNSQLKTEDLSRIHFVEGDIESKYLGFSNSNYDYLVNNIDIIINAAANVNHFATEESSYNTNVKSIHNLISFAKDKNKKEIHHMSTISIASGSIEDKDSSTFSEYDVDISQKPNNIYIDSKIEAEKLLIAYREEGIETNIYRLGNLQCDSRTGIFQKNEENNAFYSVIKSFKMLQKFPRLEEDDLEFTHVDQAAKACNKLILNDQLSNEIHHIYNNKRLSLQKLMAVYNENNHYIEAVYWDAFLDHLMECINLGVMSDEVNAFLLHTGILDNTLFNKAHFEILDYKTNFILEKLNFQWEPTSENTLNIMINHTKNNF, encoded by the coding sequence ATGGAAACAATTAATTTATCAGATGCACAAACTGAGATTATTCAACTACAAGAATATTATGAAAATAATAGTATTAATAATATATCAGTTATTATTTATATTAAACCTGGTATTAAAATAGAAGAAATAGAAAAAGCATTAAATAATCTAATAAAAACACATGAAACTTATAGAATTAAATTGAAAAAAGTGAAGAGTGAATATAAACAATATATTAGTGAACATAAAGACAAAAAATTTGATTTTGTTGACTTTAAGAATAATCAAGTAGGGTATACCAAATGGATTAATGAACAAGCACGCAAAAATTTATTTTCAACAGATAGTGACTTATTTGACTTTAAAATAGTGAAATTACCTACTGGAAAAATCGGAATATTTTTGATGGAACATCATGTCATTTCAGATGCATGGAGTATAACAGTAGCTGCAAATACAATAAGTAAATATTTAAATGATGGACCGAATAGCAAGGAAATAGAATCTACATATTTTGATTACATCGAAGAAGAAATAGAATATAAAAATACTAAAAGATTTGAAAAAGATAAATCTTTCTGGTTGAAAAAGACTGAAAATTTAGAAGACAATGAATTATTCGAGAAAAATAGTGATAATAATGGTCATAGTAATAGAAAAAGTTATAGTTTGTCTGATATTGAAACCCATAGAATACACGAATTTTGTGAAAAAAATAATATAAGTATTAATAATTTATTCTCTGCTATGATGATTATTATAAAATATAAAAAAACGGCATCGAAAAAAATTTCAGTTGGGTCGATAATGCATAATAGAAATAAAAAAGCAGAAAAAGGAGTTACAGGAGTATTTTCAAGGGCGTTGCCAATTATAATTGATGTCTCTAGTGATTATTCTATATCTGATTTATTAACTCAAACAAAATATGAAACCTTCAATATATTAAAGCATAGAAAATACCCTTATAGAAATATAGTAGAAGATAGTGGTGGGCAAAAAGGACTATTAGACTGTCTGATCTCTTACCAAAATACTCAATACAGTCATGAAGTTTTAAAAAATGTTTATTCAGATGAATGGATAGAAAATGGCTCAAATAACGCGCCATTAACTGTGAATATTAGTAATAGAAATCGAAAGAACACTTTAACTGTAGATTATGATTATCAAACAGCTATTGTGAATGAGAAAGAAATTATAGATTTACATAATATTATTTTAAAAATCATGGATAAGGCAATAGAAAATCCAAATACAAAAATCAAAAATATAGAGATATTGGATGAAAATGAGAAATATACAATTTTAAATGAATTTAATGATACAGAGGCTAGTTTAAATAATAAGGAAACATTTGTAGAGCGTTTTGAAAAACAAGTGAAAGCAACGCCTTATCAAACAGCCATTACGTATGAAGGTGAAAGTTTAAATTATGATGAGTTAAACGCACGTGCGAATCAGCTTGCCTATCAATTAAGAGCTGAAGGTGTTGGAGCTAACAGTTTAATTGCCTTAATTATGGATCGACAACTTGAAACGATTATTGGTATTTATGGGATTTTAAAAGCAGGTGGTGCTTATGTTCCAATCGATCCTAAGTACCCAATTGACCGCATTAATTATATTTTAGAAGATAGTCAACCGAAGGTTTTATTAACAGATCGAGAATTAGATGAAGCTATAAATTATGGAAATAAAGTCATTGATTTAACTGAAACAACAAGGTTAGAAGCATTCCCAACTTCTAATTTAAAACAAATTTCAGATGAGTCTAACTTAATGTATGTTATTTATACTTCAGGTACAACTGGAAAACCGAAGGGCGTTATGGCGCATAGTGAAGGCGTTATGAACCGTTTAAACTGGGTGATAAATAAATATAATGTCGATGGTGAAGATACAATATTATTTAAAACGCCTTATACATTCGATGTTTCAGTATGGGAAATCTTTGGCTGGGCAATGCTTGGTAGTCAAATTGTTCTACTACCTTCTGGAGAAGAAGGGAACCCTGAAAAAATAACTGAATTATTAGAAGGTTACTCAGTAGCGATGGTTCACTTCGTGCCGTCGATGTTAAATATGTTTGTTAATTTTATTAAATCTACAAACAACGCACAAGCCATTTCGAAACTAAAATATGTTTTAGCTAGTGGAGAAGCATTAAAACCGGAACAAGTTAATGACTTTAATCATTTTATTGGAAATAAAAACAATACTGCCTTACTCAACCTATATGGCCCTACTGAAACAACCGTTGACGTAACAAGTTTTGACTGTGAAAATCATAAAACATATGATTCGATTCCAATCGGCAAACCAATCTCCAATATTCAAGCTTATATTTTAAATGAAGATAATAATATAATGGGTATCGGAGTGCCTGGTGAACTTTGTATTGCAGGTGTCGGTGTCACAGCAGGTTATTTAAATCGTCCTGAATTAACACAAGAGAAATTTATTGATAATCCATTTGGGAAAGGTAAATTATATCGTACGGGAGATTTAGCGAAATGGAATGGCGACGGCAATATTATTTATATAGGCCGTATAGATGAACAAGTTAAAATACGCGGTTATCGTATTGAATTGGGTGAAATAGAAAGTATTTTAAGACAACATACTCATATCAATGATGTAGCGATTGTAGCGAGACCGATGGTTGATAATGAACTATCTATTTGTGCGTATTTAGTATCAGATGACTCACTTGATTTTGGATCTTTAAAAACATCTTTAGGTCAAAAGTTACCAGATTATATGATACCTGCATATATGACGCAACTTGATGAACTGCCAGTAACTTCAAATGGAAAGCTGAATAAAAAAGCTTTACCAGAAATTAAAGTTGAAAGTAAAGTATATGTAGCGCCGACAAATGATATGGAAAGCGCTGTAGCAGAAACGTTTGAAGCAGTATTACATGTGGATCAAGTTAGTATTCATGATAATTTCTTCGAAATGGGAGGACATTCACTTAAAGCCATTAGTGTAATCAATGAAATTGAACATTATATTGGAATCAGATTACCATTAAAAATTATCTTTGAGAAACCAACGGTTGCCCAATTAGCTGAGTTTATAAAAAATAGTGAAGACCATACGAATATTCAAGATATTCCACAAGCTGAAGATAAATCCGCTTATTACGTGTCTTCACAACAGAAGAGATTATATGTTTTAAATGAAATGACAGAGGGACAAACGGCTTACAATATGCCTGGAATATTTGAAATTAAAGGTGAAGTAGATATTGAACGTGTACGTTTTGCTTTTCAGAGTTTAATTAACCATCATGAAATTTTAAGGACACGTTTTGAAGTGTTTGAAGGAGAACCTGTTCAAATTATTGAGGATAGTGTATCTATAAATATAGATTATGAAGAGGAAATGGAAGTTAACGATGATACTCTGTTAAGTGAATTTGTAAGTCCATTTGACTTAGCACAGGCGCCGCTATTAAGAGTAAAAGTAGTGAAAAGTGACGAACAAAAATATCTCTTATTATTTGATATGCACCATATCATTTCAGATGGTCTATCTATTAATATTATTATCAAAGATTTTTCGAGATTGTATCAAAACCAAGCATTAGAAGAATTGAAAATACGTTATAGAGACTATAGTGAATGGATGCGTGAACGTGATTTAAGTCAACAACGTTCATTTTGGTTATCACAATTTGAAAAGGAAGCACCTGTTTTAGATTTACCTTATGATTACCCTAGACTTAAACAGCAAAGTTTTAAAGGTAGAACAATGTCAATGCACATGCCTAATGAAACTAAGAAAGCGATTCATCAGCTTGCGCAAACAACAGGTAGTACAGATTACATGATTTTATCGGCATCATTTATGGTATTACTTCATAAATATAGTAGGCAAGAAGATATAGTCATTGGTAGCCCTGTCTCCGGAAGAACACATAAAGATACCGAAGATATATTAGGTATGTTTGTTAACACGTTGGCAATGAGAAGCTATCCAGAACGGGATAAATCGTTCGAGCAACTATTGTCAGAAGTGAAAAACCTTTCTATAAAAGCTTTTGATAATCAAGAGTATCCACTCGAAGATTTAGTAGAAGAAGTAGTAGAAAGAAGCGATTTAAGTCGTAATCCTTTATTCGATGTATTATTCGCCTTACAAAATAATGATAATCAAGCATTTGAAATTAATGATTGGTCTGTTGAAATTAAAGAAGCATCACATACAAATGCGAAATTTGATTTGAGTATGACAATTGAAGAAAATGAAGGGTATAAAGTTTCATTAGAATATGCAAGTGAATTATTTAGTAAAGCGACGATAGAGCGTATGTTGAAACACTTTATGGAAATTTTAGTTGAAATTACAAAGGATCCTTCTCAAAAAATGACTGAGATTGAGATGATAACTAAAGAAGAAAAAGCAGTTATTTTTGATAAATTTAATGATACAGAGGCTAGTTTAAATAATAAGGAAACATTTGTAGAGCGTTTTGAAAAACAAGTGAAAGCAACGCCTTATCAAACAGCCATTACGTATGAAGGTGAAAGTTTAAATTATGATGAGTTAAACGCACGTGCGAATCAGCTTGCCTATCAATTAAGAGCTGAAGGTGTTGGAGCTAACAGTTTAATTGCCTTAATTATGGATCGACAACTTGAAACGATTATTGGTATTTATGGGATTTTAAAAGCAGGTGGTGCTTATGTTCCAATCGATCCTAAGTACCCAATTGACCGCATTAATTATATTTTAGAAGATAGTCAACCGAAGGTTTTATTAACAGATCGAGAATTAGATGAAGCTATAAATTATGGAAATAAAGTCATTGATTTAACTGAAACAACAAGGTTAGAAGCATTCCCAACTTCTAATTTAAAACAAATTTCAGATGAGTCTAACTTAATGTATGTTATTTATACTTCAGGTACAACTGGAAAACCGAAGGGCGTTATGGCGCATAGTGAAGGCGTTATGAACCGTTTAAACTGGGTGATAAATAAATATAATGTCGATGGTGAAGATACAATATTATTTAAAACGCCTTATACATTCGATGTTTCAGTATGGGAAATCTTTGGCTGGGCAATGCTTGGTAGTCAAATTGTTCTACTACCTTCTGGAGAAGAAGGGAACCCTGAAAAAATAACTGAATTATTAGAAGGTTACTCAGTAGCGATGGTTCACTTCGTGCCGTCGATGTTAAATATGTTTGTTAATTTTATTAAATCTACAAACAACGCACAAGCCATTTCGAAACTAAAATATGTTTTAGCTAGTGGAGAAGCATTAAAACCGGAACAAGTTAATGACTTTAATCATTTTATTGGAAATAAAAACAATACTGCCTTACTCAACCTATATGGCCCTACTGAAACAACCGTTGACGTAACAAGTTTTGACTGTGAAAATCATAAAACATATGATTCGATTCCAATCGGCAAACCAATCTCCAATATTCAAGCTTATATTTTAAATGAAGATAATAATATAATGGGTATCGGAGTGCCTGGTGAACTTTGTATTGCAGGTGTCGGTGTCACAGCAGGTTATTTAAATCGTCCTGAATTAACACAAGAGAAATTTATTGATAATCCATTTGGGAAAGGTAAATTATATCGTACGGGAGATTTAGCGAAATGGAATGGCGACGGCAATATTATTTATATAGGCCGTATAGATGAACAAGTTAAAATACGCGGTTATCGTATTGAATTGGGTGAAATAGAAAGTATTTTAAGACAACATACTCATATCAATGATGTAGCGATTGTAGCGAGACCGATGGTTGATAATGAACTATCTATTTGTGCGTATTTAGTATCAGATGACTCACTTGATTTTGGATCTTTAAAAACATCTTTAGGTCAAAAGTTACCAGATTATATGATACCTGCATATATGACGCAACTTGATGAACTGCCAGTAACTTCAAATGGAAAGCTGAATAAAAAAGCTTTACCAGAAATTAAAGTTGAAAGTAAAGTATATGTAGCGCCGACAAATGATATGGAAAGTGCTGTAGCAAAAACGTTTGAAGCAGTATTACATGTGGATCAAATTAGTATTCATGATAATTTCTTCGAAATGGGAGGAGATTCACTTAAGGCTATAAAGTTAACATCTTTAATATCTAAATCATATAATATATCAATTAAAGACATCTTTGAGTTACAGACCATTGCATCTATAAGTAAAGCGTTGGTTGAACGTGAAGAAATGAATGTAATGACAAAATTAGACGCATTAAAAATTCCGAATGTTAAGAATGAACATCATTTTAATAGTGACTTTATATCTGAAATCAATGATTACAAAGTGAAAAGTAATGAAAATTATAAATTTATTGATAAAGATGTAGTTAAATCAGATAAACAAATATTATTGACAGGAGCTACAGGTTATTTAGGTATCCATATATTAAAAGATCTACTAGAACGTAAAGATTTAATTATTTATGTCTTAGTGAGAAATAGTGAAAAAATAAGTGGTGAGAACAAATTAAATAACAATTGGTTCTATTACTTTAATTCTCAATTAAAAACAGAGGATTTGAGTCGTATTCATTTTGTAGAGGGCGATATTGAATCAAAATATTTAGGTTTTTCTAATAGCAATTATGATTATTTAGTAAATAATATAGATATTATTATAAATGCAGCAGCAAATGTAAATCATTTTGCGACAGAAGAGTCTTCTTATAACACAAATGTTAAATCAATCCACAACTTAATATCGTTTGCAAAAGATAAAAATAAAAAAGAAATTCACCATATGTCTACAATTAGTATAGCTTCAGGCAGTATAGAGGATAAAGATAGTAGTACTTTTTCTGAATATGACGTGGATATTTCTCAAAAACCAAATAATATTTATATTGATAGTAAAATAGAAGCTGAAAAATTACTTATTGCTTATCGTGAAGAAGGCATTGAGACGAACATTTATAGACTAGGTAACTTACAATGTGACTCTAGAACAGGAATTTTTCAAAAAAATGAAGAAAACAATGCTTTTTATAGTGTTATAAAATCATTCAAGATGCTTCAAAAGTTTCCAAGGCTCGAAGAAGATGACTTAGAATTTACTCATGTGGACCAAGCTGCAAAAGCATGTAATAAATTAATATTGAATGATCAATTAAGCAATGAAATCCATCACATTTATAACAACAAGCGCTTATCACTCCAGAAATTAATGGCAGTATATAATGAGAACAACCATTATATAGAAGCTGTTTATTGGGATGCTTTTTTGGATCACTTAATGGAATGTATAAATCTTGGTGTAATGAGTGATGAAGTCAATGCATTTCTACTGCATACAGGTATCTTAGACAATACATTATTTAATAAAGCACATTTTGAAATTTTGGATTATAAAACTAATTTCATACTAGAAAAATTGAATTTCCAGTGGGAACCAACAAGTGAAAATACATTAAATATAATGATTAATCATACAAAAAATAATTTCTAA
- a CDS encoding 4'-phosphopantetheinyl transferase family protein, with the protein MKLYLINVSDLNYDAIQKRFLNRIKGDKRSRIHKLHVENDKMLALVSELLLYYALIQDYGFSPEELIFEENEYGKPFLAKAQNVHFNLSHSNEWAACYISNSSVGVDIEQIEDINKKLFNDITHDSERAKLSNNKENFFSIWCLKESYIKFVGQGLYLNIQDLSFDLNRKQNIKLSFNNQVITNHFLLLDIIANYKVAVCCKNITEPDIELVTYQNIKKSLIKVL; encoded by the coding sequence ATGAAGTTATATTTAATAAATGTTAGTGACTTAAACTATGATGCTATACAAAAACGTTTTTTAAATCGTATAAAAGGCGACAAGCGGAGCAGAATCCATAAGTTACATGTTGAAAATGATAAAATGCTTGCTTTGGTTAGTGAACTGTTATTGTATTATGCGCTGATACAAGATTATGGATTTTCTCCTGAAGAACTCATTTTTGAGGAAAATGAGTATGGCAAACCTTTTTTAGCAAAAGCACAGAATGTACATTTTAATTTATCTCATTCAAATGAATGGGCGGCTTGTTATATCTCCAATTCGTCAGTAGGGGTCGATATAGAACAAATAGAAGACATAAATAAGAAGCTGTTTAATGATATAACACATGATAGTGAACGCGCTAAGCTGAGCAATAATAAAGAAAATTTCTTTTCGATTTGGTGCTTAAAAGAGAGCTATATTAAATTTGTAGGACAGGGTTTATATTTGAATATTCAAGATTTATCTTTTGATCTTAATAGGAAACAAAACATTAAACTGTCGTTCAATAATCAAGTTATTACAAATCATTTTCTATTGTTAGATATTATCGCAAATTACAAAGTAGCTGTTTGTTGCAAAAATATCACCGAACCTGATATTGAATTGGTTACTTATCAAAATATAAAAAAATCACTTATTAAAGTGTTGTAA